The following proteins are encoded in a genomic region of Lytechinus variegatus isolate NC3 chromosome 7, Lvar_3.0, whole genome shotgun sequence:
- the LOC121419254 gene encoding organic solute transporter subunit alpha-like has product MATNQCSTIEPMLIDHIKVISDDTGLIVMMSITSIITVILLVGFIESITFVATKIPHRDRSISLIWMLAIYPIFAVTSQMGLFIPRAVLMCNLTASIFFSVSLYHFVQLIIYYYGGHDATVTKISEMQILGTLQLTEESFYRLKICIYQMALLRPVVLFIEDILWLNESYDTSSITINDAYVYLNLFTLLSSLVAIIALIILFLASREHLRAFFITIKFVIVGLAMYFSNIQILLFDVLTFTDVIKCSKPFDWETRGSSWQCLFLIVESALLFPIALKYFRTRNGNMVGVLEIPRFKFTKAPTDNFNPTFNYEGFYGGTPPANPQVERLRTGTNDSLPLTKSRSSSSIGFNSYITM; this is encoded by the exons ATGGCCACAAATCAGTGTTCAACCATCGAACCTATGCTTATTGATCACATAAAAG TGATATCTGATGACACAGGTCTGATAGTTATGATGTCCATCACATCCATAATTACAGTCATCCTTCTTGTTGGATTCATTGAATCTATTACCTTCGTAGCAACCAAGATACCTCATAGAGATCGTTCTATCAGTCTAATATGGATGCTCGCTATCTATCCG ATATTTGCAGTGACGTCACAGATGGGTCTTTTCATCCCAAGGGCCGTGTTGATGTGTAATCTTACTGCATCCAT CTTCTTTTCGGTCAGCCTCTACCATTTTGTACAGTTGATCATCTACTATTATGGCGGCCATGATGCTACTGTGACCAAGATAAGTGAGATGCAAATACTAGGCACACTCCAACTTACCGA GGAGAGCTTTTATCGACTTAAAATTTGCATATATCAAATGGCTTTACTTCGCCCTGTCGTCCTGTTCATCGAGGACATCCTATGGTTGAATGAATCTTACGACACAAGTTCG ATCACCATCAACGACGCATACGTCTATCTTAACCTGTTCACTCTTTTATCATCTCTGGTCGCCATCATCGCCCTGATCATTCTCTTCCTCGCATCACGAGAACATCTCAGGGCTTTCTTTATCACCATTAAATTCGTGATCGTCGGACTCGCTATGTATTTCAGTAATATTCAGATTCTTCTCTTTGATGTGCTTACATTTACTGACGTCATCAAGTGTTCCAAGCCATTTGATTGGGAAACAAGAGGCAGTA GTTGGCAATGTCTCTTTCTGATCGTCGAATCCGCGCTTCTATTCCCAATCGCTTTGAAATACTTCCGTACCAGGAATGGTAACATGGTAGGTGTACTAGAGATCCCTCGATTCAAGTTCACCAAAGCCCCTACTGATAACTTCAATCCGACATTCAACTACGAAGGCTTTTACGGAGGAACCCCTCCAGCTAACCCACAGGTTGAGAGGTTAAGAACAGGAACCAATGATAGTTTACCCCTAACTAAATCTAGAAGCTCATCCTCTATCGGATTTAATTCTTACATAACAATGTGA